TCCAACATCTTTAGACAAGGCAGAAGCAGTTACATAGCCACCATATGACCATCCCCAAATAGCAGTTCTTGATGAGTCAATAAACTGGAACGATTTTTGGAGGGCTCTGTAAAAGTAAAGCACAGAAAATTACACATGAGGGGCTTGAAagaaacattatataaaatataggaaattctttaaacatttataaaagtTCCATTTAGTAAATTTGGCACTTACGAGGTGACAGCAATTTGATCTTCTACTTCAGCTGTTCCCAATCCATAATATAAAGCATGGAGGAGCTTATCCCCAGAATATCCAGATCCACGTCCATCAATTGAAGTATATATGATATCCCTCTCAGAAGCCAAATAATCACCCCAGTCAATTCTAAATTTATCACTCACAAGCTGAGAACCTGGGCCGCCATACCTACAACAGAATTTGTACATTCTTACCATGTAAatattttcaaacactggaaaaattaatatacagtataataaatattaaatggcattatattaaaaaatgagcATAATTTACAGATTTTCAAAACATAATGTAACCAAAACATATGGAATTACTTACACATAAACAAGCATGGGGTAAGTCTGGAAGAGAGTAGGATTATACTTTGGAGGGAGTTTCATGGAAACTTGAGCTTTATGACCACCTTCAATATCAATTTCTAGACGCTTTTCAAGAGGTAAAGATCTGTCTAAGAGGCGATCACGAATCTGAAAAATATTAAACACTCCACATAATTGAGATTCAAGTGTCATTTCAGTTTAATTTGcattaaatatctaaaatatttaggACACTACTCCATtatgatatacatttataaaCTGTCATGAGAGTAAAGGATAAATTTCATACATCTTGATTATCTTCAAGTAGCATAAGTCTAGAGTGATCAGAAGTCTTATGGAGAGTAACTTGAGGGATTCCAGGACCGCTGCAGGTTAATACATAGTACTGGCTCTCTTTGCTGAAATCTGCACTGTTGTAGTTGCATTCCTcctaaaaaccaataaaaaaaatcaaatttaattgACTGGCACTGTACCTTAAAAACTTAATTGTCACTTTATTTTCAGTACAGTATATCCTATGACCTACTTAAAGTTCAAAAatctattatatttacaatattaaagTAAAAAGTGTCCCTAAGGGTATTAACTGGTCAATGTAATGGAGGAGAAAAGATTAGTTCTTAATTCCAAGccactctttctttttcttttgttgtccACCACTGGCCACACTTTTACAATCTTTTCTTATTCACTATAAATGTAAAAAGCTGAGAAGGTAGGGAATGTTGAGATCTCGAGTAAAGTTAAATTGAACCCTTGCTACCTGGTCTGGGCCAGCATTTAGTATTTCCTGGACTGCTTCCTATCTCTGTGTAAGTCGTACTGCATTACATTTGTGTGAAAAAGTTTTATCCACAACTTATTAAAGCAAAATATTGCTATTTTTAACTATTAAACATTACAATGTGAGTGAATATTTTAGAGGCCCCTAGTAATCTTATCAAAAAGTtagtcaaagaaataaaaaatctgcATCAATATTAGGGTATAGTACTATCAAGGTCACCAATATACatagctatttattttttaaaaaacaattccAGTTTCCTCTTTGAAAGTTGAACACATTGCTTACATGGTTCACAAGTCTCATAATAAAAGAtatctaaatattaaaatttgatatgaaagatCAAACACATAAATTGTATGTcataacatactacatatatgGAAACCAAACACCCTTTCAGATTCATGATACTATTTTGGTTGATTTTTCAAAATTCTCTGAATCTAGCTAGCTTGGCTTTTCACCAAAAATATAACTGGACAGttaacaaaatacacagtaaaactaataataaaaaaattcttggtgAAGAAAAATGCAAGAGCAAACTTTACATGTGCgtatatgtaaaataatttttagtatATACAATAATCCCTTACCTCAACAGACCTCAGCACATCAGACTTGTACCTATCAGCATCATTATGGCAATTTCTTATACTAGCATGTTTTCAGACACCAAGCACATTGCTGATAAATCTCTTAGACTGAATGACACAGTATGTAAATTTCTGCTCAGTTTAGGCATATTGAATACTGTTAGCTGGGGGGTATCTTAAGTGTTCAAGTGTACACTATACTAGAGGATTTTTTCCTATTAGATTTTGTTGCTCAGAATGCTAGAACACTTAGCATCTGATGATTTAAAGGACTTCACAGAAgttatatttatcattaatttcagaCACTACCTCAAAACCTATTGTGAAATACAACTTGCAACAAGTTTTTGAACTGAATTACAAAATAATGGCTTTTAACCTCTGAACTTGAGCACAGCTGTTAATTATTAGTTGTTCATACATGAACAAACCTTAAGTCTTAACAATACAATCATttttagtgcctagctggatcatGTAAAGTTTGGTAACTTTCAAAGTCATGAGATTCAATTACAATACTGTAAGTATATAACAAAATTtttcactccttttttttctttgattttttttattacctactaCTGTACTTGGACACTATTGAGTATTTGgtataaattatgaatataagtATAATTAATGGGCAAGATAACTTTTTCCACAAGTTCAGATGACATTATACTACTTGGCAATTGATACTAAATCAAGAAGACTTAAAtagttaagagagaaaaaaaagattaaataaccTCTCAAACCTTGAATGCAGATGATGCTTTGCTTCTTAGACAAGCAGTTTTGATAAAGTTAATATCTACAGTTTGTCCAACCCATCATGTTGACCAAAATATAATATAGTGCAGTATAAGAAAAACCAAGCTATAAACTATTTAAAGAAAAACCATATTACTAACTCACTTGGTATCTGCAGTTCTTATTTATCATAAAACCAAAGCTGTGATAAggaaaactttactttgtttactatgtaaaattactatttgaGATATGATGCTCATTCTGCTCTCATTTAAAACATAATAGTATTCAGTCTACTGAGGTatactgtaaacaaaaacaaccaaTCGAAGTcacaatataaaaatgaagaaacaaatactATCAGGAGTGTGCCTCAACAGCAGGATTAGATTTTGGAGGGCATATCAAAGCATCTCGTGTTCCAAAGTCTTAACTTTTCCCCCAAACATCAAAAGCATTGCCATTTAAAATCAACATGgactgaaaaaaattatacaaaaataagcAATTACCTCCAGCTTAAGTTTCATATATCCCTCATACTTACACCAAAATCATTTTTGAAACCACATGTAATACAGTATGCTTGTTTCGGCTGTGAACTTTCAAGGTCTCCAACATAATAGATGTGACGTTGTCCAGGTTTACCAGATGGTGCAGCAGTAAAGTACCTGCACATTTGAATGGAATTTTACAGATTCCTCCTTAAACATCtacataatttaaatatatttcacacCACTACCGATTTGTATTATGGAAAGggaagataaatataaatatatatttatatatataatatatatatatagtatatatatatatatatatatatatatatatatatatatataatatatatatatatatattatatagatatatatatatatatatatatatcctatatatactatatataatatatataatatatatatatatatatatataatatatatataatatatatatatatatatatatatatatatatatatatatatatatatactatatatatatatatatttatatatatatatatatatatatattatatatatcctatatattaatatatatatatatatatatatatattatatatatatatatatatatatatatatattatatatatatatatatatatatatatatatatatatattatatatatatatatatatatatatatatatatatatatatatatatatatagataatatattatatatattaatatctataatcttatatcatatatatatatataataatatatatatatatatatttatatatataataaatattaatatatatataaatatatatatatataatatataataattaatatatttataatatctatttttatctataatatctatataattttattatttatattaatatatattatatatactatatctggttaaatatatttttatatatatattaatatatatcatattattattataatatatatataaaaataaatatatataaaatattttattataattaataaatattatataaaaaatatataatatattatatataatatttctatagatctaatatatatattaatatatatatattatatatatatatatatatatatagataaatttattattatatatataatatatatatatatatctatagatatatatattatattataacataataatatatataatatttatatatatatatatagtatatataataatatatatataataataattattataatatatttttataatatatatattattatatatatattttatatatatatatatatatatatataaatcatatataattatatatatcaataatttatatatataatagaaatatttatttatatatttatatatatatatatatatagtatataattataaataatttaatatttatatatatatttatatatatatatattatatatatataatatataggtaaataaattTACTAATTTATGATAGTTTCAACTTATGTAGGGCTGTAAATATTATCCAAAGCCCAAGATCTGTAATAGTAATACACATAGCATGCAGAATGTACTGTTAATAGTATACACCAGTATCTATATCTAACATTTTACAATCCATTTCAAGTTTAATTTTTCATATCACAAATTCAACAGCATGAATATCTCACATTCAATTTCCTAATACTTACACAACATGATTCTTCTGATCCCAAGAGAGTATCTCAACTACTTCATAAGTCCCTGTTGTCAGGGGTGTTAATGTTTTATCAGAAGACCGACGTAGGTTGATGTGCTAAAACAGATGTGCAAATCTTGTCAGGAAAATATTTACTGAGACATTAAATGCCTCAAACAAATTAAGGGTAACAGTAATCATTCTCACAAAACCTTGTATAGTAGTAACAATCATAATGTAGGTAATGTAGAATGCATAAAAATATCATCATTCAGTTAttctatatatgaaatttgtttaattttcaaattattttcatatggtTTACCACTAATCACATGGtgcattttttaaaatagaaaaatgaacacTAACCTTAAAATGTCCTTTATCAGCCTGATGAGTTGGTAGAATAATGAGATATGTATTCCCTCCATTGTCATCAAATTCAGGAGCAGTGTAAAGGTCATTCCAGGATTTATCAGGGGATTCATGAACAAGATCATCTGTGCACACACCAGTGTCTGCATTGCATATACTTAGTGTATCAACATTCTGTAATAAAAATGTAGCGATATTGTATAAAAGAAAAGGTTCCAAAACAGTTATCAAAGGAAGTAATACACAATAAACAATACAATTTACagataaaaacttttaaaattaatattcatgaaTTTTATGATTTCTCTACTTGTATTAATACAGAACAGAAAtgtaagaaaatttaattttagcaCAAAAACACTTTAAAGTAAATGCAACAtcaaaagttttcttcctgttgaATGAAACTTATCTTTTTGCAAATTGTATGTCACATGGGATATAGTAGACTATATTAACTAATTATGAACAACAGCTTCATTACATATATCTGTTTAAACATTTTCATGTTTTTGGCAAATGTGATCCTTATTATGATGattgttaaatgaaaaaatttgccTATAGTACTTATTTTACCTGGTGACGATTCATCCAGATTACAGACACAATATTGGGAGTTGCCCAACCAACTGTAGTAAAGTAATGATCGACAGTAGACAGTGATGATGGAGGTGAGAGACGGGTTACAGTATCACCACTTCCACTCACTAGCTTAGCTAGATCAACAACCCATAAATCAACCACAGGGTTAGCACGTCCAGGCTGAAAAAtagtggttattattatttttctaattaccatacgtacagtatataaattcctaaaagtaaattaaacaaCAGCATTTTGGTTTCTATGCCATAATATCATGAAACCAAATCATTGCTAAACAAAGCTAAATTGCAACACAATACAGTGTATCACTTTCTTTTATTAATGTCTTGCGAGACATAATCCACCACCTAACTGAAAAGggcatgataaaaatcatatatgatttAGTATACGTAAACAAAAGTCTACAGTTCTTGGAAGATCACTATATATCTAGGTTTGATTATTTCATGCCaaactttttataaataatgttttacTGAAATTCATAAAGTGTTTCTTCAAATGAAGTACTTGTGTAAAGTGATAAGCATATCAGAACTGAAAGAAGttgcataaacaaaaatcaaatcaaactgTACACCATCAGGTAGCCACGTTTCCCAAGCAGCACAAACCTGAATATCCTCTGGTATGTACGTAGTGAGTATCTGTACAGTATCCACAAATATTAAATCTAAggttaaacaaagaaaaactaaaatgttGTGTGTGCATGGATCAAACTTaatttacaaacaaaaaataacagaatTTCCACAATGAGCTTTGATTAAAAAATAGATTTACACTGCATATCTCATAAGAACAGGTAAACTATTTGCATTCATAGTCTATTACAATAATGTCTGGgattataaatattttacctaaatGCAGAGCATTTTCCCCAGTTCGTTAGTTTGTTAAAATCAAGATAAAAGTTAAAGTTTTCATGTAGTTTAACAAATATACTCAATTTCATAAGAAACTAATCTTATAATTCCCATAAATGTAACTGCACTACAAAGGTGAaagaaatttaaacaaattttgctaaaacaatatttataactgaaaaaaatattttcaatgcaaAATGTATTCCTAATGAGCAATAATACAAAGAAACTAATCCTTGTACAACAGCGTGTCAGGACTCAAACAAAATTTCTCTTAAGATGCTGGTGTTTATACCAAGAACTAAAGTACAGTAGATGGATACAAAAAATACCCATATAATCACATTATTAACAAAGCAACTAACGATTTAGTTAGTTTACTTTCAGAAAATAATACAGCTCTCCAGACAATAGTTCATGCAATCAGTAATATACAGTACCTACAACAGTCTCCAAGACAATAGTAGTTCATGCAGTCAGTAATGTCTACAACAGACTCAAGAGGAAACACCTGCCAGAGAGAGACAGGTCAATATATACCAGATGAGGCAATATTAGATTTCCAGCTCTGAATGATTGTAGTCATGACTTTCCTATGAAGTGGCTTTATGGTCAAATTTTACAACAGCATTTGTTTAAATTCATATATCTGTCTCATACAGGTCATTGTTTCAATTCATAAACCTATTTTAAAAGGGCCCCCAAATGCAATTGCCCTGCCAAGCCTCTAACTGTTTCTTAGCTGATAATGCCAAGTACCAATATTCCTTAATAATGAGAAAAGCCATTCCAACATCACTTATAActtactgtcaaatttccataATATTACAATTCAAATATGTAAATAGTAATGGTATACTATTGTGATAACGTAAAATTAAAAACCCATGAAAGTACTGCAATGAAATTCACGTACTGGACCTCAAATTTATTTGTAGGACATTTTTTAAAATGTCTCCCAAAGAATTAAACAGTGTCCAAAAATTTCTAGGCAAATAATGTTAAAATCCTTAtgaaataatcatcatcatcattacagtACATTTTCTTTACAGGACTCTATGTAATTAGTTTTCTCATAAAACAAATGGCATGAAATATAGAAACATACACTAGGCACACAACAGCTGTCACTAACTCACCTTGGGATACTTGATGGACTGCTGAATAGGGTACTGGAAAGCTAAGTCTCCAGGGCGACCATACAAGGGGAAGTTCATAGTATCTACATGAGAATCATTAAAGGTTGCAAAAGTAAGACGGCGGCTATTAGGACCGAACCATAAAGCAGAATTAGAACTCAAAATTtcctctgaaaagaaaaataataatagataacttAGCAGTGTCAGAGAGTATTCAGTTATATTTTgagaattatgttattatatattcactGAATGCTAAGATAGTAATGACTTCACATGCTTTgtaatgcataaaaaaaaggagTACCAGTTTAAATTACCTTCATAAACCCAATCTGGAATGCCATTGAAAATGCTTCCAATTTGTCCAGTATCAGTGAGCCTATACATTGTATTCAGGTCAGGTCCCGTGGTGTAATATAAATCATTGTGTGAAACAAATGCAATGGAATCTTCTGTTGGAGCCCAAGTGGCATATAATAAAGGTGGCTGATCACTTCGCGTTCTCACCCTCTGGGGAGCCAATGGTGTTGTCTCGCTAGAACAAAATTGGATAGATATTGCTAAAGCAGTTatgattttttaatatgttcagAATGTGAACCTGCATCATATCTTACATTTTTACAAAGTTAAAGAGAGAGTTGCAGAATATGTCCAATTCTTCACAAAAAATGCTGTACTACTCATCACATTTAACTCATCATAATGTATTTCATGGGTGCACTAACAAAGTATCACAAAGCTTCAAGAAGTGGAAATGACCTACTCACCCAGTCTCAAGGTTAAGAATTGTATGGCGAGCCAAGTAGGAATACCGGAATAGCTGCAAACATGGAATAAGAAAATGATGACCTCCACAGTAAAAGGAAATCCAAGAACACTCAAATTATGAAGACTTCAAATTTACCTGACATACAAATGAATTAAATTTgcaaaaatcaatattttctataaaaattcTGCTTTGCAATAACTATCAAGAAGTTTTCAGGTTACTTATAAAACTTGGAGTACATAAGAAATACCGTAATTACTCTTTGACAATACTATATTATCCAACATGCTGATGATTTTTAAGACCTACAAACAACTATGTCAAAATGACTGCATAAGCtctataataataacattcattCTATAACTTCTCATAATCTATAAGTCAATCAAGCTATGACTTGTAAGTTCTAGAGTGCACTACACAATTTTTTTCCAAGGTTTCATGTGCCATACATAAGATGAGTAGATTCTCCAATATGTAACCCatctttaaatattaataaagcaATATTATGTTTGTGAAATAAACTGCCTCCCCAAAGTAGCAAATTCTTCTTTGGTTCCATACTGCACTTTTGCCTCATTAATGGAGTATGAGTCACATATGGAGTCTCTTTAATTCGTGTACTGTTCAGCCAGGTCAACTCCTAGATGCCCGGATGGACATATCACTGTAAGCAGTCATGTGTTACATACTCCACTACATAAGACTTTAGGAAAATACTTAATCTAATGATGCTGTGAAGAAATACCATTTACATCTATGTTTTGTGCTCTTTTAAAAAGCAGTTTTAATGCACTGCAAAACTCAATAGTACTGTAAATCCCTTAAAATACATTATCCCAGCATCAGTGTAACAAAAACTTGTTGAGTTTCAATTCACTATCTCCCCATAAGAATATTAGGAATGATTTTAGAATGTTTTCCTTATCAATGAAATTAGATTTAAATGAGAATATCATACCTTCTGAACATCATGAACAAAAAGAAGATATTTtctgcttggagacaagctgtACTTGAAAGGGCGCCATTCTTgctgtaaattaaataaaaacaccatTATAGACATAAAATAATCAGTACACTCAGAAATAATGTAATACTGGCAACAATTAATGCCTATAAACAAACTCCCTGATCcaacaagagaagagagagaaatgtaataaaaaaaaaaaggcaattcaGAAGAAAAGCAAAATACATTACCATAAATTCCTTAGAAACTAATTCTTTCGGAAGCGGTGTCCCTACAGTGAATATGTTGAGTGCACCCTCTTCTGTCCTGTACAAAAACTCATTAtctgcaataaaagaaaatagggaTATTTAATGATGGATACAGGCATCCCAGCAAACACGAGTATTGGTCGTACATTGATCCATTACTGGAAATCCAGACTTTTGGACATTGGCAAGAATGATCAGAAGCATTGGTCCAATTGTTATCCATTTGCACACCGGGCCCTTAATGGCACTGTATCGAAAGAGGTTTGGACCAATACATGCAATCGATAATAATTCCAATGCATGCATTGGAATATATAGTAGAACAATTATTGGGCAGATGCTGGCATGATTACCAGTATCCAATTTATATGTCTGCATAAAAgtgttaaattattttcaaaaataattttgtctatACCTAAATACTTGCCACTATCACCCTATAATACTTTGATCAAAATGAATTTAGATGAATATGTAATATAGAGATACATAAGGGTACGCTTTTTGCCAGGAAGACTATGAAAGAAATGTGTTATCTCTATGTACAGCACCCTGTTGTATTTAGTTACTgacaaaatgatttttgaaaattatttaaacacttttatGCAGACACAATCAGTCAAAACTGTTCTGTGATAAGTTTTGTGGCtgttatgtaaacaatgatttaaaTTAAAGCATTAACACAAAAAAATAGGATTCCGTTATACTGGTGTTAAAATCAAAATAGTTacaattccatttttattcagaagGCAAAAAATGGTTTACAAAACAATTAACTTCCCTACAGTCGCAGTAACTACCTGATTTGCTTTGCTCATTATTGTACCTTCAGGACTAACACTGGTAAGATAAAGAACTGAGAAACTACTTACAACATCCACATATTCTTtagtacagaattttttttttcatgataatcTCATAGTAAGCTATTTTGATCACCATTTCACCAGACACTGCACCTCACATTTACTCCATGGAGATGAGTACTACTTGAGTTATCGGTTGCCGAGTGACTTCTTTCCATCCTTCAATCCATCAAACACATACATGGATGCCAAGTGTTGCTCGTCTCATAATGTAATTTCCAaccataataatttaaataattccaTCAGCAATCAATATCATTTGAATTCATATCTTTATTAATGTCTATATAAGTAGCTATGTACAATAAAAAGTATTATGACTGTTTTCAAAGCACGTTTTCTACGTGTGCATCGTTTCACAAatgaattttaaacaaaacaatacGTGAACGATAATATGTTTTACAGACATCGTAGGgtaatctctgagagagagagagagagagagagagagagagagagagagagagagagagagatagagagagagaagaagcgagagagagaggagagatgagagagagaggggggggggggggggggggggcaagcacCTAGTATGAGTGTTGCAAGTAAGGACTAAGGAGAAGTTGACGGTGAACTTGAGTCTTACCAGAAATCCACGTTCCATTAAAAGATGCAGCAGAAAAAGTACCGTTAAGCACTTCTGCCAAGTCTATCCCTCTACGATCAGATGTAAGGGCTGATGATGTAGGGGCACCCGCTTCGTTCCTGCCAGTGGGAAAACAAACGGAATCTTAACTCAGATCTCCCAATGTgagaatatacaatattaatCCATTACATGCTTATTTTCGTTATGCTGCTTTTGTCCTTTTGTaagctataattatatatttttaaatagatatgtataaaacCAAAGCGGTTTTAGAAATGATTGAAATGACGGTAACTATATCAACAAGGAACCAAAAGACGAAAAGGAGGGGAAAATAATGCATTATGAGAGAGAAGAAACTTGACTCAATCCCGCATAAACAGTTTAGTAAAAGGGCAAAACCCATTAAGGTACATGCATTAAATACCCATGACTTACCCGCGTGTTAATACGATGATGGCAATGGCCGCTGACACCACCAGCATGACACCGATGGTTCCTATCAGCAGGTTCCGCCATATTCGAGGTTTCGTTGACCCCACTAGCTCCTGTAACACAAAATGTAATCAACATCTGCTGACGTGTTTTGTATGGTATACTAACTGGGTGACAATTCTGCTATTTACTtcatgaaaagaatatttttaaacaaacaaatatacaatatatattatatatatatatatattatatatatatatatatatatagatatatatagaaatacatacttacataaattGAAATagcatttttagtatttttttctatttacacaataattttcttttatttatatttgtatctatTCATAGCATTTTCCATACTACTAAAAGGCCTTGACTTACGGCTTAAGCTGATGTAATTTTTCATCTTGGTTTCAAATCTGCACCAAGTTGCAAACACAGGTGCATTAACCATTTCTACCAATATTGACAAAGTACGGGTACTCATTACTGTTTTATGTACAACTTATGTAATATATTAGTTACCAAACATATCAACAAAACAGACTATACAATATTTGGTCCATATATTAAACTACTGTCCATGCAAACGCACTTGCATTTACGAGTCACCACTCAAAAGTACCAGATGAAGATAATGGCCCTAAACATCCGCATTTTGATGGAAATATTTGGATTTCATTCACGGAAATTCGTCATACTTGAActcctgtcaattttttttttttaaatcacggtTTCCATTTTAGATGAGCTCGCTATTTATATGCTAATGTATATTAAACATTGCGCCAATAAGGTTATCTGGCATCATAGCATGAACTGATCTTGATTTTGTTCAAGAAACTATTTAACCAACCATCACATGCGAATATGGCATTGTATCGAATGGTTCTCTTACTTATTAAATTCTGAACGATTTCACCCTAATAATTATCATGTTTCGTGTCTgactacctcaaccaacaaacaCCTTGTGGACATGTTATGGCGgcgaatgtagtatatatatatatatatatatatatatatatatatatatatatatatatatatatatatatatacacacacacacacataaccatCGTCCTGTGGTCAAATAGCTCCTACGTAATTGCTCCTGCATGATCCGTGTGTGATCCCGAACGGAACAGTATATACGTGGTTCCTGAAAAATTTACTCTCTGGACCGAAGCAGTGAATTATATAACTGCTAAGCAGTGTGGAGAAGGCAGAAGGTTAATGTCAAATAAAGCCATCCCTTTCTGATAAAGGGGAGAT
This portion of the Macrobrachium nipponense isolate FS-2020 chromosome 10, ASM1510439v2, whole genome shotgun sequence genome encodes:
- the LOC135223599 gene encoding dipeptidyl peptidase 4-like isoform X2, with amino-acid sequence MADIGTRLATLSTYETLGHHESMNSLPNNRERQQPNDTTELVGSTKPRIWRNLLIGTIGVMLVVSAAIAIIVLTRGNEAGAPTSSALTSDRRGIDLAEVLNGTFSAASFNGTWISDNEFLYRTEEGALNIFTVGTPLPKELVSKEFMQEWRPFKYSLSPSRKYLLFVHDVQKLFRYSYLARHTILNLETGETTPLAPQRVRTRSDQPPLLYATWAPTEDSIAFVSHNDLYYTTGPDLNTMYRLTDTGQIGSIFNGIPDWVYEEEILSSNSALWFGPNSRRLTFATFNDSHVDTMNFPLYGRPGDLAFQYPIQQSIKYPKPGRANPVVDLWVVDLAKLVSGSGDTVTRLSPPSSLSTVDHYFTTVGWATPNIVSVIWMNRHQNVDTLSICNADTGVCTDDLVHESPDKSWNDLYTAPEFDDNGGNTYLIILPTHQADKGHFKHINLRRSSDKTLTPLTTGTYEVVEILSWDQKNHVVYFTAAPSGKPGQRHIYYVGDLESSQPKQAYCITCGFKNDFGEECNYNSADFSKESQYYVLTCSGPGIPQVTLHKTSDHSRLMLLEDNQDIRDRLLDRSLPLEKRLEIDIEGGHKAQVSMKLPPKYNPTLFQTYPMLVYVYGGPGSQLVSDKFRIDWGDYLASERDIIYTSIDGRGSGYSGDKLLHALYYGLGTAEVEDQIAVTSALQKSFQFIDSSRTAIWGWSYGGYVTASALSKDVGNVFKCGISVAPVTSWIYYDTVYTERYMGLPTPDDNLRAYIASDITKNVTNFKNKEFFLIHGTADDNVHYQQSMMLSRALEVNDILFRSQSYPDENHGLAGVKKHHYHSMEDFLNDCFNQT
- the LOC135223599 gene encoding dipeptidyl peptidase 4-like isoform X1, whose product is MVRLSGLRWGSTSLQEKWSGTVPGLPDPPSTLDEFLDYFGEKIDAFRELVGSTKPRIWRNLLIGTIGVMLVVSAAIAIIVLTRGNEAGAPTSSALTSDRRGIDLAEVLNGTFSAASFNGTWISDNEFLYRTEEGALNIFTVGTPLPKELVSKEFMQEWRPFKYSLSPSRKYLLFVHDVQKLFRYSYLARHTILNLETGETTPLAPQRVRTRSDQPPLLYATWAPTEDSIAFVSHNDLYYTTGPDLNTMYRLTDTGQIGSIFNGIPDWVYEEEILSSNSALWFGPNSRRLTFATFNDSHVDTMNFPLYGRPGDLAFQYPIQQSIKYPKPGRANPVVDLWVVDLAKLVSGSGDTVTRLSPPSSLSTVDHYFTTVGWATPNIVSVIWMNRHQNVDTLSICNADTGVCTDDLVHESPDKSWNDLYTAPEFDDNGGNTYLIILPTHQADKGHFKHINLRRSSDKTLTPLTTGTYEVVEILSWDQKNHVVYFTAAPSGKPGQRHIYYVGDLESSQPKQAYCITCGFKNDFGEECNYNSADFSKESQYYVLTCSGPGIPQVTLHKTSDHSRLMLLEDNQDIRDRLLDRSLPLEKRLEIDIEGGHKAQVSMKLPPKYNPTLFQTYPMLVYVYGGPGSQLVSDKFRIDWGDYLASERDIIYTSIDGRGSGYSGDKLLHALYYGLGTAEVEDQIAVTSALQKSFQFIDSSRTAIWGWSYGGYVTASALSKDVGNVFKCGISVAPVTSWIYYDTVYTERYMGLPTPDDNLRAYIASDITKNVTNFKNKEFFLIHGTADDNVHYQQSMMLSRALEVNDILFRSQSYPDENHGLAGVKKHHYHSMEDFLNDCFNQT
- the LOC135223599 gene encoding dipeptidyl peptidase 4-like isoform X7, with the translated sequence MELVGSTKPRIWRNLLIGTIGVMLVVSAAIAIIVLTRGNEAGAPTSSALTSDRRGIDLAEVLNGTFSAASFNGTWISDNEFLYRTEEGALNIFTVGTPLPKELVSKEFMQEWRPFKYSLSPSRKYLLFVHDVQKLFRYSYLARHTILNLETGETTPLAPQRVRTRSDQPPLLYATWAPTEDSIAFVSHNDLYYTTGPDLNTMYRLTDTGQIGSIFNGIPDWVYEEEILSSNSALWFGPNSRRLTFATFNDSHVDTMNFPLYGRPGDLAFQYPIQQSIKYPKPGRANPVVDLWVVDLAKLVSGSGDTVTRLSPPSSLSTVDHYFTTVGWATPNIVSVIWMNRHQNVDTLSICNADTGVCTDDLVHESPDKSWNDLYTAPEFDDNGGNTYLIILPTHQADKGHFKHINLRRSSDKTLTPLTTGTYEVVEILSWDQKNHVVYFTAAPSGKPGQRHIYYVGDLESSQPKQAYCITCGFKNDFGEECNYNSADFSKESQYYVLTCSGPGIPQVTLHKTSDHSRLMLLEDNQDIRDRLLDRSLPLEKRLEIDIEGGHKAQVSMKLPPKYNPTLFQTYPMLVYVYGGPGSQLVSDKFRIDWGDYLASERDIIYTSIDGRGSGYSGDKLLHALYYGLGTAEVEDQIAVTSALQKSFQFIDSSRTAIWGWSYGGYVTASALSKDVGNVFKCGISVAPVTSWIYYDTVYTERYMGLPTPDDNLRAYIASDITKNVTNFKNKEFFLIHGTADDNVHYQQSMMLSRALEVNDILFRSQSYPDENHGLAGVKKHHYHSMEDFLNDCFNQT